The genomic region ACATGTGTACATTCCAATCTAACCAGAGCCTTGAGGCTGCTCTGCCGTTGCCAGGACAGTTTACTCTGCTTGTTCAATGTTTACTTCTTGAACAAACCAAACTGTAGGAACAGACCCTCCCTCTGACTCCGATGCCGCCCGTCTCCTTCCTCCCAGACCAGGCTGTGTCCACGAGCAGATGTCCACCTCACATGGCTGTGGTCCTAGCGCAGCTACAGTTCTCTCTCTTTGTTTATTTAAGTATCAAATTTTATGACATGGTACTTCATTCATGTGGTTAAATCCAAAACACAAACTGTTCAGGTGGAAAGCTCCTCTCCTGTCCCTGTCACCCATCACCGTTCTTAGAACTTCTTTCTGTGCATGTAATGAAAACaaatagacttttattttttattttttaaacacaaaaggtGGCATATTACATACACTGCTAtagaccttatttttttttctcacttaatgATACGTCTTGGAGATTGCCTCAAAGCAGTTCAGAGATGCCTCCCTCATCCTTTATTATAATTGCATAATGACTCCACTTGTGGCCACAAGTACTGTAATTTGCTTTAACACTGccttgttgatgggcatttggaatATTGCTTATCTTTAGCTCTTCctttgtggcttcccttgtggctcagcgggagacctgggttcaatccctgggttgggaagatcccctggagaagggaaaggctacctactccagtatcctggcctggagaatttcacggacggtatagtccatggggtcgccaagagtcggacacgacagaatgACTTTCATTTAGCTCTTACAGAGAGAGCCCCTGTGACTACGTAGATCAGTTTGCAAATACAGTACAGTCCCAGATGTGGAACTGTTGAATCAAAAGGTACATGTGTTTGTGATAGAAGATGCCAAATTGTACCCCACCCCACAGGGGTCACATGAGGGCAGTCACTAGCAGGGTGTGAGAAAATCTATTCCCCCGCAGCTTTGCCAACAGAGTCTACTATCAGAGTTTGggattttgcccattttctagtttaaaaagaaagatttatcTCTCtagttctaatttgcattttttctatGAATGAGTTAAAGCAAATTCTCATGTTATAggatggcttttcttttttcttttttaatagattCTCTGTTCAGCTCTTTTGCTCACTTTTTCTGTTGGGATTGATCTTTCTCAAGAAATTCTTTAGAATTATTAGGGAAGTTAACACTTGTCTGTGAtatgacttaaaaatatttttcccagttgATAGTTCGTGTGTCATTCAGCTTactgtgtgtttgttttgccATGTAAAAATTCCATAGTccgttttacttttctttctatgACTACTGGACTTTGAGTCATCATTTGGAAGGCTTCCCCATTCTAAAGAGATAAAACAATTCTTCCATGTTTTCTCTTGtatctttatgatttctgttttccatattttaaattcagtctGTTGGGAATTTATCCTGGTGTAAGATATAAGGTTTGGTCCAACACGTTTTTACTTAGCTGTATAAATTCCATGTAATAAAGTCCATCTTTTCCCCACTAGTTTGGTCATAAATGTAATTCTCATTGGTATTTGAGTCTATTTCTACATTTTCCTATTCTGATACTTTGATCCAGCTGTCTGTGTATAAACAGTATCATACTGTTTAGTTATTATAACTTGTTTTAATATCTGTAGCACTAAgcacttcctccctctccccatcactcttatttttcacttttcctagCTGTTACCTCATCTGTATTCACTTATTTTGGGTAACAGTTTTATTGGGATTTAATTCATATCCCATACAGTTCTCCAGTTTAAAGCTTACACACCAGTGATTTTTTTGTATTCTCAGTTGCacaaaccaccaccacagtcaattttaggacattttcttcttccccaaAAGAAACTTTATTAGTAGTCACTCCCAGTTTCCCCACCCTGAGCCCTAGGCAACTGTTCATCTACTTGTTGTCTCTATAGAGTCGCCTCTCctagacatttcatgtaaatggaatcatacagtacatgGCCTTGGGTGGCATCTTTTATTTAGTGTAATGTCTTCAGGGTTCATCTGTGCTCTAGCAAGTGCCAgcacttctttcctttctgctgcCAAATGGTGTACCAGCACTTACTTTTACAAGATTTTTTTAGGATCATGttgttgaaggaaaaaaagagctgTTGCGGTTTTTATTAGGACTGTGTTATTTCTGTATTACAGAGGGAAGACCGGCATCCTGCATGTTGAGTCTCTCTGTGCAGAACCAGAGGGTCTTTCCATTCAGTTGGGCCCTTTGTCACTCAGTTGTTattcttgtttagtcgctaagtcatatctgacttttctgcgaccccatgaactgtagcccaccaggctgtctgtccatgggatttcccaggcaagaatactggagtgggtagacattcccttctccagcgggatcctcccgacccagggatcaaacctgagcctcctgcagcttctgtattggcaggcggattctttaccactgagccacctgggaagccccttgtcaCTCAGTAGCTTCTTACGTGTTTCTGGTTTGGCTTATTTCTaaggttctttatatattttgatgctACCATAACTACCATAGCTACTGTTTTACATCATGTTTCCTTTCCTTGATATCAtaagcatcattttaaaatacctttgtaAATGATTTTGAAATGATTTGTAGAAAATTCAGGAAATGAAAAAGGTATGAGAACAACATACAGCAGTTGTAATCCCTATAACTACGTTTTATTTTGTCATCTGCACCTGTCAGTCAGGGCTCCATGCCAGACCAGACACCCCTCTAGGCAGTTTGGGCGCTGGAAGGTCTGCTGCTGAGGTCTGCAGAAAGGGACCAACTGGAAGGTGGCCTGTGCCTCGCTTCCGGATGTTGCAGAGCGCATCCCATTGGCTGGACCAGTTTGCTGCATCCCTGACTGCAGGGAGTCTAGGGGATGGAGTTGGGCTTTTCCAGAGCTGCTGCGGAGGGTGCCGTGGGAGGAGGGCGGAGTCAGAGCCTGTGAGCCAGTCTAGATGTGGTACCTCTCCCCACTGTCTAGGTTTTTATAAAGCATGTGTTATTACTTTTACAAACATCTGGGAAAACTCACCCATATTTTCCCACTTAGAGACTCTTGGTATATTTCATgctgttctttttcctttctgcgTGAATGTGTATAAGCTGTGCACACAGGTCGGGTGGGTATGTAACAAAATTGGATTATGCTATACATAGTCtttggtcactttttttttctttacggaatgttatttctgcttttttcaaGTGTCATTTAAAGATGTGTCCACAGTGTGACTTTGAGCAGCTGTGTGTTGGGTCACCTTGATGGCTTCAGCTGGAGCTGGCTGAGTGGCCTCTGACCCCACCCGCCGCAGTGGCTGCGGTAACGAGACACTGGCCCGAGGGTGACTCAGAAAGGACCTGAAGGACGAAAGAAAGAGGGTGCCCTTAGGGACCTGCCTGCCCCGTGGTCACCTTGAGTCTCCGGTGGAGCCTGTGGCTCTTGGCCCCTTGCTGACCCCGTGTGTCCGGCCATCCCTAGGGCAGGAACATCATCGTGTTCTACGGCTCCCAGACGGGGACTGCTGAGGAGTTTGCCAACCGCCTGTCTAAGGACGCCCACCGCTATGGGATGCGGGGCATGGCAGCTGACCCCGAGGAGTACGACCTGGTGAGTGCTTGCCACGCCCTGACCCCTTCCTCCCAGGCAGTGCGGTTCCAGGGTGTTAAGGCAGGCGTGTCTGCGTCGTGGAGACACAGGGGCGGAGTTAGGCAAAGGCACAGGCAGGATTGGGCATCTCTTGTCGTTTGTCCCGGCAGCCAGGTGGCCTCTGGACATGGAGAACACCTGGCCCACGTGCGTGCGTGTGCGCTCCCTTCCCAGCTCTCCATGCTGCAGGCTGTACAGGCACTGGGCAGGTGCCCCCAGAAGGGGCCCGGGCACCTCGTGGATTGGGTGTGGCCTAAAAGAGGACAGGGTCTCAGCAGGTCAGGAGAGGAGCTATCTCTCGTGTTCCCTCAACCCCCACTCCTAGACTGCAATGGCAGGGGAGCTGGACTCTAACCCACTCCCTCAACTGCCTGGGTGACCTGGCCTCACTGGGGGCCTCGTCTGCAGGGACGGGATGAGGGTGTTGGATGAGCCATCTCTGGGAACCCGGCAGCTCAGCTTTGCATGGAGGCTGTAACCTTGTGTGTCTGGGCTTGGGGAGGGCCCAGGAGAGCCCAGACACTGAGGGAAAAGCCCCCATTTGGGGCTACAGGATCCTTCCTCCCCCGTCTCCACCTTCAGCCGTCCTCGGCACGTGACTCCTTCAGGCCCACACAGCGCTGTCTGCAGGACAGTCCCCACCTCCTGGCCCCAGCCACACACAGCTCGTCTCTGAGGCTGTGGGGGCCAGCTCACCTTGCTCACTGTCCTCCCGGCACTGGCTCCTTTGCCAGTCGTAGCTCTCCAAAGTGCAGGAAACTTCCAGCAGTCTGCTCGCCTGTCTCTGAGACAGCCAGGCCAGCGGCCCCCTGGGGACACAGTAGGCAGAGAGGGGGGAGTGGTCCTTAGGCCCCAGGAGAGGCAGGGCTGACAGAGCAGCTCGTCCTGGGAAGACGCCCCAGGGAACACCTTCCTGCATCTCCCCCGCAGGGTCATTGCCAGTCATCACGTGGGCTGTTGCTGCTCCAACGTGATGAATGAACTTCCCCTGAGAACCCCTGTCTTCTGAGTGCCAGCTGCTTCCCACCTGTGCCCCTCCTTCACCCAAACCAAACCAGCCCCCACctacccccccaacacacacatcctTTGGTCTTGGGGATGGCCCACTATCCCTCTGTCTTAGGACCCGGGTTTCAAGTTGGCAGACAGTTGGTTAGGAATCCCATGAACTCAGGCGCCCCGGGACTCTGTAGGGTGCTCCAGAGGTGGCACTGTGTTCCGAGTGCCCACTCCTGGCCTGGAATCCGCTGCTGCTGTCCACACCCAGGCCTCACCATGTTCTCCTGGGCTTGCTGCCCCTTTGCTCTTGAGATGCACTCTGTCCACCAGCCCAGGACTCACCTGACTGCACTTGGGAGCCGGCTTAGTCACGGTCACTTGGCCCTGCCTCTGTCCCCCCAGGCCGACCTGAGCAGCCTGCCAGAGATTGAGAAGGCCCTGGCCGTGTTCTGCATGGCCACCTACGGTGAGGGGGACCCCACCGACAACGCCCAGGACTTCTATGACTGGCTGCAGGAGACGGACGTGGACCTTTCTGGGGTCAAGTACGCGGTGAGTCACCCGGGTGGGCGCGTGCGACCTCCAGAAGCTTGTGTCCTGGAGGACACCTCCAGTTCTCACCTCGACCGGCTGAGCCCGGGCCTGGCAGGGAGCTCGTAGGCGGGAATCCCGGGAAGAGCTCACGGGTAATCCTCTCTTCTGCCCGGCCCGGCACTAAGAGCCCTGTTCCCGTGTCCCAGCCCCGTCGTGCCCGGGGCATCAGCCTTTAGAGACAAAAGGCAGGAAAGGAGTGGGATGACCAGGATTCGGCCGGGCAAGGGAGCAGGTGGGGCGGACACCCTGCCACTGCCAGGGTCCAGGCCGAGGTGGCCGCGGGGGAGCCTGAGCTGTGGGTCCATGGAACAGAGCCACTCCGGGGCCTGGCCGGAGGTACGAGGTGTCTGGCCAGACTCGCCGACCCTGGCCCCTCACGCACACAGGTGTTTGCCCTTGGGAACAAGACCTACGAGCACTTCAACGCCATGGGCAAGTACGTGGATAAGCGGCTGGAACAGCTCGGCGCCCAGCGGATCTTTGATTTGGGGCTGGGCGACGACGATGGGAAGTgagtccccccaccccaagccacccccagcacccccagggcTGTCGAGTGTCGGGAGCCCCAGGTTCAGGCTGGCCGgggcccaggagggcagggcagagctGTGGTGTCGGCTCACCCCTGTGACCTGCCTCACCACGGGGGACCACCAGGCCTGCCTTCTTTGCTTGTCCACACCCTCCCGGCTCACTCAGCTCAGACGGGGCTTCCTGTGGTTACTGCAGACCCTCTGGATGCTTCCTGCTGCCCTGGGTTACATCACTGGGCGGGCTGGTGTGAAATGAACCCTCGAGCTTGGAGGGGGAGCCAGGGGACAGAGGGTCCAAGCTGGCCTGGCAGCCCCCTCTGGCCCCGGGCTCATCCCCTCTGGTCCGCAGCCTTGAGGAGGACTTCATCACGTGGAGAGAGCAGTTCTGGCCGGCCGTGTGCGAGCACTTCGGGGTGGAAGCTACGGGAGAGGAGTCCAGGTGAGTGCGTGCACCTGGGACCGTGGGTGGGGAACCAGCCCGGTGGGTgcagtggggctggaggaggctcAGTCAGGGTGTGGAAGGGGCCCCGGGCCCAGGTGCTTGGGCTGTGCCCGCACGCGAGGGTCAGGGTGGGCTTCCCGACCTCCTCAGGGCTGCTGGCCCGGCTGCCCCGCCTCTCCTGCCTGCCCCGCACTCACGCATCTCCTTCCTTGTGGGTCACACCTGACCCTGCGTCGCCCAGGCGTGCCCCATGGCCTCGCAGCCTCGCTCCCTCCTGGGGACTCTCCCCtagcctcctgcctcccccagccctcgGCCTCACCCTGGGTCTGCTGCTTCCAGCATCCGTCAGTACGAACTTGTGGTGCACGCGGACATGGACCTGGCCAAGGTGTACACAGGCGAGATGGGCCGCCTGAAGAGCTACGAGAACCAGAAACCGTGAGTACAGAGCCAGGCCGGCCAGGGCTGGCCGCGCGTGTCTCTGCAGGCCTTTCCTGCCAGGCCCTGTCCCGTGGGCTTCCTCATCCCCCCATCCGGGAGGGGCCCTGGCTGGGGCCACCCACACGTCCGTTTCTACCCAGAGGAGGGCACGAAGCCCGGAGCAGAGAGACGGGGGGCTGCTCTGAGCCCAGGGTCCTGGGGACTCCTCCCTTCTTGGTGGTCCTTTGGTCCAGAGCGTGGCCTTGGAGAGACTGGCACTTGCTCAGTTTGTACTTCATTTGCCCATTAAATATGCCCACCGCTTCCTGGACCAGGACGTAGCAAGTTTAGCCCTGGGTCTAGGCTGAGCCTTGGCCAAAGGGCTCGCTTCCTTCAAATCTGCCTCCATGTTTGGACTTTTTGTCCAAAGTGTTCCTCTCGGGGGCCCCTCACTTGCACCTGGGCCCACCCAGACTCTTGCTGGAGCCGCCCAGGAAGGTCCTCCTTGACCCTCCAGCAGCCCCACTCTAGGCAGCCACTGCGGTTGCAGCCGACAGCCCGTTGCAGTGACTTCCCAGGGGGAAAGCCTGGCTCCTGCCACGCTCAGTCCCGGGCCGTCACTCAGGACCCAGGCCCTTGCTCCGTCTTACGGAACCACCTTCTTGGGCCAGGCCCTCCTTGTGCTCTGCCCACCAGTGGGTACCAGGGGCGGAGGCTCCCCCAGGTTTCAGACCAGCCCGTGTCTGTGTCTGTAGACAGGGACACTGATAACCCAGCTCTGCCCCCTTGGGAGTACCGGGAGCATCGCCTTGGGGGGAGCTAGGAAAGCCCTGTACCTCATTGGAGaggtttcttcctgacccaggagggcAGCTTTGAGGTTCCCATGTTCTGTGTGGTCAGAAGGGTCCTTGTGGGTGCGGAGATTCAGACCGGAGGCCTGGCTCACTGCACTgctctccccacccagccccttcGATGCCAAGAACCCATTCCTGGCTGTCGTCACCACCAACCGGAAGCTGAATCAGGGAACCGAGCGACACCTCATGCACCTGGAATTAGACATCTCGGACTCCAAAATCAGGTACCAGCTGctgccacccccctccccaaacctTCCACCCAGGCCTCCTGTTCCCGCACAGAGctgccctccaccctcccccTGAGCCTTGCATCACCCCCAGGTATGAGTCCGGGGACCACGTGGCTGTTTATCCAGCTAATGACTCTGCCCTGGTGAACCAGCTTGGCGAGATCCTGGGTGCCGACCTGGATGTCATCATGTCCCTGAACAATCTTGACGGTGAGTCCTGGGTGCCAGGCCTCCCCCTACCTGGGCCTGAGGGCGCTGGTGGGAATGGGCCCCCTGACAAGGCCCAGAGGTTGAGTTTCTGCTTAGACCTAAAGCCTGGTGTCCTGGAAGCCCTCATACCCAAGACACGAGGGGCAAGTTGCAGAGCAaaccaggaggcagggggagaaggcagCTGTAGGTCTGGCAGGCCCCCTTTTGGGGCTCCCCACCCCCTTGCTGCCATACTCCCTTGAGGGAACGGGGGCCCAAAGACAGAGCCAGGCCCGGCTGCCCGCGCAGCCCCGTGTCCTGTGGGGAAGAGCGCCACAGCCGGTGGCCGGAGGCCCCTCCAGCTCCAGGGGCCCGTGGCAGCAATCCTGACAGACTCTCGGTCCACTGAGGGTGCTCAGCCTGCACCCTGCCAAGGGCAAGGCTGCCCTGCCTGAGCCTCTGACTGCGACCTCCAGCACCCCGCACTGTCCACCGACCTGGGGCGCAGCTCGGCCTGGCCCTGCCTGCTCGCTCGCCCGTGTCCTCGGTGACCCGAGCCTGGGCTGCTCCTCCGCACCTCTCAAGGTTCCAGAGTCGGCCTTGAGAGGACAGGAGAGGGGCTGATCCGCACCGGAATTCCTCGTGCTGGCCGGGGACCTGGTGGCCTGTGGACCACGGACCGGTCTTCCTCTCACTAGGGGGGcggtggtgggggttgggggaggcctTGTGCCTCGGAGCACACCTTTCTGGGGTGGGGGTTGTCGGTGCTCACTTCCTCCCAGGAGTGCCTGAGCCCCTATGGTGGGGGCCCTTCTCTGCCAAGGGCTGCTCTGAGGAGGCTCAGAATGCGAGGCAGAAGTGGGACTTCAGAAGGAGCACCCACACCTGCCCCGTGGTGCAAGGCCTGAGCCCCGGCTTCTGAGCCCACACAAGAGGGTGCCTGGGCGTGGGGAACACCTGCTGCTTGATGTGGGCGCTGGGTACACAAGGACGTTCAGTTCGCGAAAATCCATCAGGCACTGCTCACGTGACTTGTACATCCTATGTAGGTCGTGCTTCAGTAAGTTCAACCCTTCCCCCAAAGCTAggcccacagccctccaggctgaGCCGTCCTGCCCTCTCCTCTCTGAGTGGCTTGCCAGCCTTGTGCTTCTCTGGGGCTCGTTGGTGCACAGGAGCCAACACCCGTGCGGTCGTGCCTCTAGGAGGTGGAGTCACTCCGGGGTCCAGCCCTGCTCTGGCCTGGCCGTGGGGAGGTGTCAGTAAGGCCGGCCTGTTGACTGTGGCAGTGGAAGCCCCTTGGCAAGGGCTGGCGGAGCGCCTGAGTGTACAAGATGCCGCCCCAAACGCTTGGCATGTGGGCGCCCCATGCACTGACCTCCACTTGTGTGCAAGGATAAAACCTGAGCTGGAGGGGGCCTGTCATCACAGCCGAAGGCCCAGTATTGGCATCTCACTGTCAGAGCCTGGCGTCCCCACAGTGGACCAGGTCCAGGCCTCAGGCAGGCAGGCCGGCCCCACCGGGGGGCTCCCCCTCGGCTACCCTGTCTGAGCAGTGACTGTCCTGGTTGGGGACGGTGACAGGCCGCCCCCAGCAGCGTCCTGCCTCTGATGAGACTGCCTATCCAGCAGCTGAAAGCCTCAAGCCTTGCCCCAAAGCCAAGGAAGACCCCAAGAGAGCTGGCCTTGCTTCCCGCCCACTGAGCCTTGACCCACCCCTTCCCTGTGGCAGCCCACCCGCCCCGGGGGGCCCCTCACCCTGAACCCTGCCTCTCCTTGCAGAGGAGTCCAACAAGAAgcaccccttcccctgccccacctcctacCGCACGGCGCTCACCTACTACCTGGACATCACCAACCCGCCGCGCACCAACGTGCTCTACGAGCTGGCCCAGTACGCCTCGGAGCCCACCGAGCAGGAGCAGCTGCGCAAGATGGCCTCCTCGTCGGGCGAGGGCAAGGTGGGCCTGCCCCTGGCGCCCCAGCGCCAGCCCCCCGGCCCAGCCATTCCCCGAGCTGCCTGGGCCCCGGGGCCCCTCGCCGTCTCACCCACGTCTGTGTCCCCCAGGAGCTGTACCTGAGGTGGGTGCTGGAGACTCGGCGGCACATCCTGGCCATCCTGCAGGACTACCCGTCCCTGCGGCCCCCCATCGACCACCTGTGCGAGCTGCTGCCTCGTCTGCAGGCCCGCTACTACTCCATCGCCTCGTCCTCCAAGGTGGGGGCTCCGGGCCCGCCCCCGTAGAGAAGACAGTGTTGGCTCCTCAGAGAGCCTGGGGTCTCTGGGCCGCAGCCTCAGCTCTGCCCCATGTCCATGGGCACTTTGCTCAAGACTCCCGGGATGTGTATCCAGAAGGCTGGACCGTAAGAGCGCACCCTGCCCTCTGGCCCTGGTGCCAAGAGCCAGTCAGGCCGGCTGCCAGGAAGGGGCCTTGAGCAGGGACCCCGTGATGGGGTGggtggcaggagggaaggggcctCGGGCACCGCCACGCTCACCCCTGCACACCCCCAGGTGCACCCCAACTCCGTGCACATCTGCGCTGTGGTCGTGGAGTACGAAACCAAGACGGGCCGCATCAACAAGGGCGTGGCCACCAGCTGGCTGCGGGCCAAGGAGCCAGCCGGGGAGAACGGCGGCAGGGCCCTGGTGCCCATGTTCGTGCGCAAGT from Odocoileus virginianus isolate 20LAN1187 ecotype Illinois chromosome 33, Ovbor_1.2, whole genome shotgun sequence harbors:
- the POR gene encoding NADPH--cytochrome P450 reductase isoform X1, which codes for MNMADSNMDAGTTVSETVAEEVSLFSTTDMILFSLIVGVMTYWFLFRKKKEEVPEFTKIQTTTSSVKDRSFVEKMKKTGRNIIVFYGSQTGTAEEFANRLSKDAHRYGMRGMAADPEEYDLADLSSLPEIEKALAVFCMATYGEGDPTDNAQDFYDWLQETDVDLSGVKYAVFALGNKTYEHFNAMGKYVDKRLEQLGAQRIFDLGLGDDDGNLEEDFITWREQFWPAVCEHFGVEATGEESSIRQYELVVHADMDLAKVYTGEMGRLKSYENQKPPFDAKNPFLAVVTTNRKLNQGTERHLMHLELDISDSKIRYESGDHVAVYPANDSALVNQLGEILGADLDVIMSLNNLDEESNKKHPFPCPTSYRTALTYYLDITNPPRTNVLYELAQYASEPTEQEQLRKMASSSGEGKELYLRWVLETRRHILAILQDYPSLRPPIDHLCELLPRLQARYYSIASSSKVHPNSVHICAVVVEYETKTGRINKGVATSWLRAKEPAGENGGRALVPMFVRKSQFRLPFKPTTPVVMVGPGTGVAPFIGFIQERAWLRQQGKEVGETLLYYGCRRSDEDYLYREELAGFHKDGTLTQLNVAFSREQPQKVYVQHLLKKDKEHLWKLIHEGGAHIYVCGDARNMARDVQNTFYDIVAEQGAMEHAQAVDYVKKLMTKGRYSMDVWS
- the POR gene encoding NADPH--cytochrome P450 reductase isoform X2; the encoded protein is MGCAYSAHQDEPIPRTSSVKDRSFVEKMKKTGRNIIVFYGSQTGTAEEFANRLSKDAHRYGMRGMAADPEEYDLADLSSLPEIEKALAVFCMATYGEGDPTDNAQDFYDWLQETDVDLSGVKYAVFALGNKTYEHFNAMGKYVDKRLEQLGAQRIFDLGLGDDDGNLEEDFITWREQFWPAVCEHFGVEATGEESSIRQYELVVHADMDLAKVYTGEMGRLKSYENQKPPFDAKNPFLAVVTTNRKLNQGTERHLMHLELDISDSKIRYESGDHVAVYPANDSALVNQLGEILGADLDVIMSLNNLDEESNKKHPFPCPTSYRTALTYYLDITNPPRTNVLYELAQYASEPTEQEQLRKMASSSGEGKELYLRWVLETRRHILAILQDYPSLRPPIDHLCELLPRLQARYYSIASSSKVHPNSVHICAVVVEYETKTGRINKGVATSWLRAKEPAGENGGRALVPMFVRKSQFRLPFKPTTPVVMVGPGTGVAPFIGFIQERAWLRQQGKEVGETLLYYGCRRSDEDYLYREELAGFHKDGTLTQLNVAFSREQPQKVYVQHLLKKDKEHLWKLIHEGGAHIYVCGDARNMARDVQNTFYDIVAEQGAMEHAQAVDYVKKLMTKGRYSMDVWS